One Triticum dicoccoides isolate Atlit2015 ecotype Zavitan chromosome 4B, WEW_v2.0, whole genome shotgun sequence genomic window carries:
- the LOC119292397 gene encoding phospholipase A1 EG1, chloroplastic/mitochondrial-like encodes MAVAPSSPTQRLRACMPPAAASATHVALRVSNEPHRAAATTATTAAVPVPTAVVAPADRRSDAQVAAPSLACTWEDVHGADDWRGLVEPLHPVLRAEVVRYGELVGACYRALDLDPRSKRYLNCKHGKKQILQAVGMADAGYQVTKYIYAAPDVTLPMGICRLCSKSRWIGYVAVASDREAGRLGRRDILVSFRGTVTCSEWLANFMSALAPARFDPADPRSDVRVESGFLSLYTSDNGTGKFTAGSCRNQLLSEISRLIAEHRHEDMSITLAGHSMGSSLALLLGYDLAELGMIRGVHGGAIPITVFSFGGPRVGNLEFKNRCDELGVKVLRVANANDPVTKMPGVLFNETARVLGGRYEMPWSKACYAHVGVEVALDFFKAGDIACVHDLEVYIDQLLKIPKDEVATASSVNRVPSMFESWRWQMAMIRAGEWLRALGI; translated from the coding sequence ATGGCCGTcgccccgagctcgccgacgcAGCGCCTCCGCGCGTGTATGCCGCCGGCGGCAGCCTCCGCCACGCATGTCGCGCTGCGCGTTAGCAACGAGCCGCACAGGGCAGCAGCGACGACCGCGACGACGGCGGCCGTGCCCGTACCCACTGCTGTTGTGGCGCCTGCGGATAGGCGTTCCGATGCCCAGGTCGCGGCGCCGTCGTTGGCGTGCACGTGGGAGGACGTGCATGGCGCCGACGACTGGCGAGGGCTGGTGGAGCCGCTCCACCCGGTGCTCCGCGCCGAGGTCGTCCGGTACGGAGAGCTCGTCGGCGCGTGCTACCGCGCCCTGGATCTCGACCCAAGGTCGAAGCGGTACCTCAACTGCAAGCACGGGAAGAAGCAGATTTTGCAGGCCGTCGGCATGGCCGACGCCGGGTACCAAGTAACCAAGTACATCTACGCAGCCCCTGACGTGACCCTGCCAATGGGGATCTGCCGTCTCTGCAGCAAGAGCCGGTGGATCGGCTACGTGGCCGTCGCGTCAGACAGAGAGGCGGGGCGGCTCGGCCGGCGGGACATCCTAGTCTCCTTCCGCGGCACCGTGACCTGCTCGGAGTGGCTGGCCAACTTCATGAGCGCGCTCGCTCCGGCGCGGTTTGACCCGGCCGACCCACGCTCGGACGTGAGGGTCGAGTCGGGGTTCCTCTCCCTCTACACCTCCGACAACGGCACCGGCAAATTCACCGCCGGGAGCTGCCGCAACCAGCTGCTCTCCGAGATTTCCCGTCTCATCGCGGAGCACAGGCACGAGGACATGAGCATAACCCTCGCGGGCCACAGCATGGGGAGCTCCCTCGCGCTCCTGCTCGGCTATGACCTCGCCGAGCTCGGCATGATCCGCGGCGTCCACGGCGGTGCAATCCCCATCACGGTATTCTCCTTCGGGGGACCTCGTGTTGGCAACCTTGAGTTCAAGAACCGGTGCGACGAGCTCGGCGTCAAGGTGCTCCGGGTTGCCAACGCGAACGACCCGGTCACCAAGATGCCTGGTGTCCTCTTCAACGAGACTGCTAGGGTTCTGGGAGGGCGGTATGAGATGCCGTGGAGCAAGGCTTGCTATGCGCACGTCGGCGTTGAGGTCGCCCTCGACTTCTTCAAGGCTGGGGACATCGCTTGTGTACACGATCTGGAGGTATATATCGACCAGCTCCTAAAGATCCCTAAGGACGAGGTCGCCACAGCTTCCTCGGTGAATAGGGTTCCATCTATGTTTGAGTCATGGAGATGGCAAATGGCGATGATTCGTGCCGGAGAGTGGCTGCGCGCGCTAGGAATTTGA